The following DNA comes from Limnobacter sp. SAORIC-580.
CCAGCGTGGTGGGTGACATGATGCCCATGATGGACACCCCCGAAGAAGCACTGGCTGTGAAACGCGAGGACGGATCATGGTTGCTCGATGGACTTTTACCCATCGACGAAATGAAAACAAAACTGGGCATTCGCGGCTTGCCCCAGGAAGACTTGGGCAACTTCCACACCGTCGGTGGGTTCGTATTGGCCTCGTTGGGTCGAATCCCGAAAAAAACCGAGAAATTCGACTGGAACAACTGGCGATTTGAAGTGGTGGACGTAGACAGAAATCGGGTAGACCAAGTACTGGCCACTCCCAACAAATGAACTTTCCCGGGTTTGGCGGCACTCAGATTTCACATTTGCTTCGCCCCGCCCCTCAATGCCGCAGTTGTCGCCAACATCAAACAGCCATTTTTTTTCACCATCAGGTTCAGTCACAGAAAGCCAAACAAGTCATCGTGATGCAGCTGTAGTTAAAGCGGGGTCCAGCTGCTGGATTCCTCTCAAAGAATCTACATTGGGCTTAAAGTACCCCCAGCTGAACGGCGCATCTGAAACACCCCATGGAGAATGGGGCTGTGATGGTGGCGCTGGCCTGTGCATGCTCAAGCCCGATGATTCTGGCAGGTGTTCGATCCTGCTTCTGAAAAATGCGCAGGGCACACACGATGAAGGGCTATGGAGCGTCCCCGGGGGCGCAATAGAAAGAATTGCGCACACCAACAAACCCGAAGACCCATTGCACTGTGCACTGCGCGAAACACTGGAGGAAGTTTATCGACTGCCCAACGGTCAGGTGTGGACTAACCCGATTGTGCTGCGCAACGCGCACACTGGTTTTACTTATCGTCTATTCTTGTGCCTCTTGCCGACAAACAGTCAATGGAACCCGAGCATTCGTGCTGAACACAATGCCTATTCATGGCAAGCCCTTGAGCAGGCCGCGCATACGTCCGAATTGCATCCGGGTGTTCGATGTGCGCTTGATCACATGGCGCAGCAGTGGGCCACGGCAATCCAGAACCAGCCCCTCTCATTTGCAGTCAATGCCACACCCAACACAAACCCGCTTTACATTACAGAGGCACAGTTTGCCTTGCGCAATCTCGAAACTCCTGTGTCGTCGTCCGTCGAAGCCAGCCTCGCGCAAGCCCTACCCTCTGAAACTCAGGCTTTAATTGAACATGCGGAAGCTCCGACCAGGGTTTGGTTAAGTCAACATCCAAATCAGCTTCCACCCGGATGGGATCAGGACACCATCGACAAGCTGCCGGTAAGTATCCCGGAAATAATCCGCATCGAGGATGAACATTCGAAAAGCCATGTAGTGGCCTACCACGCATTTGCGGACAGTCTTTTGCCAGGGCACTGGACCGGCGAAGTGCTGATGAAAGCGCTTTGCAAACACGAAAGCGCAGGAATACGAGAAAACCTGAACCACTTAAGCTGGCACCGAAACCCGTTTGAAATCAACAAAAATCGAGGCCGCGACGTTCACAACCTGATGGAACACACCACCAACCACCCCTCCAGAGACAATGGCGATGTGGGGCGCTTTTCCTTGTTGTCCTGTAATCCAAGCCTGTTTCAGAATACGGATGTCGACGCCATGGAGAGCACCGCAGATTACTTGCACGACGCGATCAACGTGGCTCCACCCAATCTGAAGGAATGGATTTCTGGCATGTTGCATACCCGCTTCCCCGCCTGCGAAAACGCCCGCATCAACAAAGCCAGCGATGACATTCTCCACCTGTGTACCCAAGCGAGCAATGCCTTGCCAACCACAAAAAAAGCAAGCGTCCTGATGCAGGTTTTAATTCCACATGCACTGGTGAACAAGCTTGCTTACATATCAGCGAGTAACGGCATCCCCGATTCCGTCAATCCAGATACCCTGAACACCCTTGTAAAACTGAAAACACCGCACACCAACCAAGAAGTGCCCAATGCCCGCAGTCTGCAAATTCGCCTGCTTGCATCCACCCTACAAGATCCCAAGGTCGCCCCTCATTTGAAGGTCAATTTGTTCAGCCGGTACACCTCGTCGCAACAAGGGGCAATTAAGTCCAGAATTAATGACATCATCCAGGGCTTGCACAGTGATTCATGAAGTACGTCCCAATCTGTGGATTGGTTCACTGCAGGGCGCCAGCGAAGCACTTCAAAAACCACACTCGTCATTTACTCATGCGGTCAGCTGCATCGAAATTTGCCCGAGGCTTCGGCAGGGAATTGTTCAGTTGCACATTCCAGTGAGCGACAACCCTGACGAGTCACTGCTTGCTCACTTCCAAACCGTGTGTGAATTTATCAACCAGGCACACCAAAACCAAGGCAAGGTAATCGTGCACTGCGAACAGGGAATCAGCAGATCAGCTGCCCTGATTGCAGCACACCTTATTCAGCACGAAGACATGAATGTCAAACAGGCCCTGCTCGCGGTTTACTCAGCCAAACCGGCTGCAAAGGTCAACCCATGGTTTGTTCGAGACCTGGTCGATTGGCACCAGCACCATGTGTTGAACAGTTAAGCACATCCGCTCATACCTCAGAGCGGACCAAACCCTTGGGCATTGGAAAGGCAATATTTTCTTCCACGCCTTCCATGTTTCGAACAGACAAAGCACCCCATTCTTTCAGGCGCTTCACCACACCCTGCACAAGGTGCTCAGGCGCTGAGGCACCCGCAGTCAAGCCTATGTGTTTCACACCGTCGAACCAGTCTCGCTCCAGGCTGTCCGCATTTTCAATCAGCTTGGCTGGCACACCCAACTTCTCGGCCACTTCGCGCAAGCGATTGGAATTGGAGCTGCTTGGGCTGCCCACCACCAACACCAAATCAACCTGGCGCGCCATAAACTTGACAGCGTCCTGGCGGTTTTGCGTGGCATAGCAAATGTCTGCTTTCTTCGGCTCGCGGATATCGGGAAATTTTGCTTTCAGCGCCGTGATTACCTTGGAAGCATCGTCCACGCTTAACGTGGTTTGGGTCACCAAAGCCAGTTGCGTACCCGCTGCAATATTCAGCTTGGCCACGTCCTCCTCGGTTTCCACCAGGTAAATGCCGTCTTTCACCTGTCCCATCGTGCCTTCCACCTCGGGGTGGCCTTCGTGACCAATCATGATGATCTCGCAACCCTGTGCGCGCATTTTGCTGACTTCTACATGCACTTTCGTAACCAGTGGGCATGTGGCATCAAACACTTTCAAGCCCAGGCTTTCCGCTTGGGTGCGAACATCTTGCGACACACCATGGGCGGAAAACACAACTGTGGAGCCGGTGGGCACATCTTCCAGCTCATCAACAAATATTGCGCCCTTGCCGCGCAAATCTTCGACCACCGTTTTGTTGTGAACAATTTCATGCTTCACATAAATGGGTGAACCGAATTGCTGCAACGCGCGTTCCACAATTTCAATGGCACGGTCTACACCTGCGCAAAAACCGCGTGGTTGGGCCAGGCTAATTTCCATACTCACCTCACAGCACCCCGATCAATTGCACTTCAAAGGTCAGTGCCTTGCCTGCCAAGGGGTGGTTAAAATCAAACAAAATATCGTCTTCACGCTCTTCCACCACCGTGCCGGCAAACTGCCCACCATCGGGAGCAGGAAAATGCACAAATTCGCCTGGCTCAAACGTAGTGCCCTCTTCGGCGTATTTCGACAGCAACGCTTTGCTGACCGGTCGGTACAAATCGGGATTGATGTCACCATAACCGCTGCCTGCGGGCAAAGTGAATATGTCACGCTGCCCCGCCTGCATACCAAACAGGCAACGCTCCAAACCCTCAGCCAACTGGCCTGCGCCAATCGACAATGTGGCGGGCTTGTCCTCAAAGGTGGACACAATCACCTGCTGGCTGTCAGCCAAGCGAATGCGGTAATGCAGTGTCACGAATGAAGATTCATTTACTACGGGCTTGGGCTGTACTGCATCAGTCATGTCTACATCCTGAATTCATTTCAAAAACGGCTCTATTCTACGCCTTTGGAAGCAGTCAGGCATCCAGAAGCGGGCGTGAATGGTTCGAGTTCGGCCTCACATTGTGGTAGTAACATGTAGGTGAACACGCAACATTTGCATTAAAAAACGTATTAAGGAGTTTGAAAGCCATGGCATTTAACACAGAGAATCACCCCGGAGTCAGCCCAACAGTACCGAAGGCCACGCATGGTTTCGTGCTGAATCACAGCATGTTGCGGGTGAAAGACCCTGCCGTCTCACTCGATTTTTACACCCGGGTGTTGGGTATGCGGGTGCTTCGGAAGCTGGACTTTGCCGAAATGAAGTTTTCGCTGTACTTCCTCGCTCGAGTCACCGAGACCGACGAAATACCCGAAGATGAAGGCACCCGCACCGCATGGACATTCAGCCAGACTGGCATTCTTGAATTAACCCACAACTGGGGCACTGAAAACGACCCGGATTTCAAATATCACGATGGCAATCAGCAGCCACAGGGATTCGGACACATTTGCTTCTCCGTACCCGATCTGGCGGCTGCTGTTCACTGGTTTGACGAAAATCAGGTTTCCTATGTGAAACGTCCCGAACAAGGCAAGATGAAAAACGTGGCCTTCATCAAAGATCCCGACGGCTACTGGATCGAAATTGTGCAGTCCTCGCTGTTAAACAAACTGGGAACTTGACCTGGTCGAAAGCCACTTAGTGGCTTTCAGGTTCAATTTTTCATGAGCATTCAAAGCTGGCCCAAACACGACCGCCCACGAGAGCGGCTGATCAAACAAGGGGCTCAGGCGCTTTCTGATGCCGAATTGCTTGCCATTTTCCTGCGCACAGGCCTCCCGGGAAAAAGCGCCGTGGACTTGGCCCGCGAAATGATCAGCCAGTTCGGTGGCCTGCAAAACCTGAACCGTGTTTCCCTGGCTGAATGGGTCCAAATTCGCGGCCTCGGCGAAGCAAAATACGCCCAACTGCGCGCCTGCCTTGAAATGGCCAAACGCTGCCTAAGTCATCAACTAAGCCATGAATTGCAGGAAACACCACACGGCATGCTTGCCTCTCCCGATCTGTTTGAACAGTTTGTGCGCGCACAAATCGGCTTAAGCGAAATTGAACATTTTCTGGTGATTGCCCTGGACAGCCAATTGAAAGTACTAGACCACAAAATACTTTCCAGCGGCACCGTGAACAAAACTGTGGTTTTTCCGCGTGAAGTGCTTAAATTTGCCATACAAACTAATGCACCCCGCATCATGATGGCGCACAATCACCCCAGCGACTGCTGCACTCCCAG
Coding sequences within:
- a CDS encoding dual specificity protein phosphatase family protein, whose product is MIHEVRPNLWIGSLQGASEALQKPHSSFTHAVSCIEICPRLRQGIVQLHIPVSDNPDESLLAHFQTVCEFINQAHQNQGKVIVHCEQGISRSAALIAAHLIQHEDMNVKQALLAVYSAKPAAKVNPWFVRDLVDWHQHHVLNS
- a CDS encoding NUDIX domain-containing protein, whose product is MGLKYPQLNGASETPHGEWGCDGGAGLCMLKPDDSGRCSILLLKNAQGTHDEGLWSVPGGAIERIAHTNKPEDPLHCALRETLEEVYRLPNGQVWTNPIVLRNAHTGFTYRLFLCLLPTNSQWNPSIRAEHNAYSWQALEQAAHTSELHPGVRCALDHMAQQWATAIQNQPLSFAVNATPNTNPLYITEAQFALRNLETPVSSSVEASLAQALPSETQALIEHAEAPTRVWLSQHPNQLPPGWDQDTIDKLPVSIPEIIRIEDEHSKSHVVAYHAFADSLLPGHWTGEVLMKALCKHESAGIRENLNHLSWHRNPFEINKNRGRDVHNLMEHTTNHPSRDNGDVGRFSLLSCNPSLFQNTDVDAMESTADYLHDAINVAPPNLKEWISGMLHTRFPACENARINKASDDILHLCTQASNALPTTKKASVLMQVLIPHALVNKLAYISASNGIPDSVNPDTLNTLVKLKTPHTNQEVPNARSLQIRLLASTLQDPKVAPHLKVNLFSRYTSSQQGAIKSRINDIIQGLHSDS
- a CDS encoding FKBP-type peptidyl-prolyl cis-trans isomerase, coding for MTDAVQPKPVVNESSFVTLHYRIRLADSQQVIVSTFEDKPATLSIGAGQLAEGLERCLFGMQAGQRDIFTLPAGSGYGDINPDLYRPVSKALLSKYAEEGTTFEPGEFVHFPAPDGGQFAGTVVEEREDDILFDFNHPLAGKALTFEVQLIGVL
- the radC gene encoding RadC family protein — encoded protein: MSIQSWPKHDRPRERLIKQGAQALSDAELLAIFLRTGLPGKSAVDLAREMISQFGGLQNLNRVSLAEWVQIRGLGEAKYAQLRACLEMAKRCLSHQLSHELQETPHGMLASPDLFEQFVRAQIGLSEIEHFLVIALDSQLKVLDHKILSSGTVNKTVVFPREVLKFAIQTNAPRIMMAHNHPSDCCTPSSADDRLTRELSSALALVDIELVDHLVVGPNCGYSYRLHNRPPF
- the gloA gene encoding lactoylglutathione lyase; amino-acid sequence: MAFNTENHPGVSPTVPKATHGFVLNHSMLRVKDPAVSLDFYTRVLGMRVLRKLDFAEMKFSLYFLARVTETDEIPEDEGTRTAWTFSQTGILELTHNWGTENDPDFKYHDGNQQPQGFGHICFSVPDLAAAVHWFDENQVSYVKRPEQGKMKNVAFIKDPDGYWIEIVQSSLLNKLGT
- the ispH gene encoding 4-hydroxy-3-methylbut-2-enyl diphosphate reductase, whose product is MEISLAQPRGFCAGVDRAIEIVERALQQFGSPIYVKHEIVHNKTVVEDLRGKGAIFVDELEDVPTGSTVVFSAHGVSQDVRTQAESLGLKVFDATCPLVTKVHVEVSKMRAQGCEIIMIGHEGHPEVEGTMGQVKDGIYLVETEEDVAKLNIAAGTQLALVTQTTLSVDDASKVITALKAKFPDIREPKKADICYATQNRQDAVKFMARQVDLVLVVGSPSSSNSNRLREVAEKLGVPAKLIENADSLERDWFDGVKHIGLTAGASAPEHLVQGVVKRLKEWGALSVRNMEGVEENIAFPMPKGLVRSEV